The segment CCTGATGAGTTGGGCTGGAGTGCTCGGCCGTTATGGATTTGAGTAAGATGGGCACGATCCACCTACAGAACCCCAGCCACCCCACGGCGCTGCTGCACAAGGCCAACCAGATGCGCCTGTCGGGCACGCTCTGCGACGTGGTCATCATGGTGGACAGCCAGGAGTTCCACGCTCACCGGACCGTGCTGGCCTGCACCAGCAAGATGTTTGAGATCCTGTTCCACCGCAGCAGTCAGCACTACACGCTAGACTTTCTCTCCCCAAAGACCTTCCAGCAGATCCTGGACTACGCCTACACTGCCACACTACAAGCCAAGCTGGAGGACCTAGACGACCTGCTGTACGCCGCCGAGATCCTGGAGATCGAGTACATCGAGGAGCAGTGCCTGAAGATCCTGGAGACCATCCAGTCGTCCGAGGAGCACGACTCCGAGATGACCCTCACGGACAACggcacggaggaggaggaggagcgccGAGGGCGCCACCTCAAGAGCACACTCATCTCCAAGAAACATTCCACGCCCGAGGGTGGCTTCCCTCTGGGCGCACGCCATCGCCTGGCGCTGTCCGCCGTGGGGGACCCGCGTCCACCCACCACCGGCTCCTCCCCCCACGGTCACCCCACCCTGAGCCCCACCAAGGCAGCGGTGGACAGTCTGATGAGCCTGGGCCAGTCGCTGGCGCCGGCGCCCATGGAGCGCGTCAAGACTGAGCTGATGCAGGTGGACGAGGCCTACGGGCACGAGGGCGGCTCCTCCAGCAACGGCGACGGAAACGGAAACGGCGCCGACGGAAACCGCGGTCAGGACGGCCCGGGCACTCCGACCCGCAGCAGCGTCATCACCAGCGCCCGTGAGCTGCACGTCCCGCGCGACGACGGCGGGCCCGACGTCCAGATGGACGTGGGCCCGGCCGGGCTGACCACCATGGCGGGGCTGGCCGAGCGGCACCTGGCCTCGCTCTACTCCGCCCTGCCCGCCAACCACGGTGGCATGCCGGCCTCGGTGGCGTCGGCGATGCCCATGTCCCCTTCTCTGGCCATGTCCATGGAGCTGGGCGCCTACGGCAGCCTGCTGCAGCAGAGCTTCATGCAGCGCGAGTTCTTCAGCAAGCTGGGCGACTACACTGCCGCCGTCAAGCAGGAGAGCCAGGCGCACATCGACCGCTGCGACATCTGTGGGTCGAGCTCCCCGACAGCGAGGCCGTCGAGCAGCATAGGTaggtcccaacacacacacacaaacacacacacacacacacacacacacacataggtaggtcccaacacacacacacacaacacacacacacacacacacacacacacacacacacataggtaggtcccaacacacacacacacacacacacacacacacacacacacacacacacacacactctggggtGTTTTTGG is part of the Alosa alosa isolate M-15738 ecotype Scorff River chromosome 16, AALO_Geno_1.1, whole genome shotgun sequence genome and harbors:
- the zbtb16b gene encoding LOW QUALITY PROTEIN: zinc finger and BTB domain-containing protein 16-A (The sequence of the model RefSeq protein was modified relative to this genomic sequence to represent the inferred CDS: inserted 1 base in 1 codon) produces the protein MDLSKMGTIHLQNPSHPTALLHKANQMRLSGTLCDVVIMVDSQEFHAHRTVLACTSKMFEILFHRSSQHYTLDFLSPKTFQQILDYAYTATLQAKLEDLDDLLYAAEILEIEYIEEQCLKILETIQSSEEHDSEMTLTDNGTEEEEERRGRHLKSTLISKKHSTPEGGFPLGARHRLALSAVGDPRPPTTGSSPHGHPTLSPTKAAVDSLMSLGQSLAPAPMERVKTELMQVDEAYGHEGGSSSNGDGNGNGADGNRGQDGPGTPTRSSVITSARELHVPRDDGGPDVQMDVGPAGLTTMAGLAERHLASLYSALPANHGGMPASVASAMPMSPSLAMSMELGAYGSLLQQSFMQREFFSKLGDYTAAVKQESQAHIDRCDICGXELPDSEAVEQHRKLHSGMKTYGCEFCGKHFLDSLRLRMHLLSHSAGAKALVCDQCGNQFSKEEELEAHRRTHSSSDMAVFCLLCGKRFAAQKALQQHMEVHAGVRSYICSECDRTFPSHTALKRHLRSHTGDHPFECEFCGSCFRDESTLKGHKRIHTGEKPYECNGCGKKFSLKHQLETHYRVHTGEKPFECKLCHQRSRDYSAMIKHLRTHNGASPYQCTICQEYCPSLSSMQKHMKNHKPEDVPADWRIEKTYLYLCYV